In Mycobacterium sp. Aquia_216, a genomic segment contains:
- a CDS encoding WXG100 family type VII secretion target encodes MATRFMTDPHAMRAMAGRFEMHAQTVSDEARKMWSSSMNIAGAGWSGQAQATSYDTMGQMNQAFNNIVNMLHGVRDGLIRDANNYETQEQASQQALSH; translated from the coding sequence ATGGCAACACGTTTCATGACCGATCCGCACGCGATGCGTGCGATGGCGGGCCGCTTTGAGATGCACGCCCAGACGGTGTCCGACGAGGCTCGCAAGATGTGGTCGTCCTCGATGAACATCGCCGGCGCGGGCTGGAGTGGTCAGGCCCAGGCGACGTCCTACGACACCATGGGTCAGATGAACCAGGCGTTCAACAACATCGTCAACATGCTCCACGGCGTGCGTGACGGACTCATCCGTGACGCCAACAACTACGAGACGCAAGAGCAGGCCTCGCAGCAGGCCCTCAGCCACTAG
- a CDS encoding WXG100 family type VII secretion target — MSINYQFGDVDAHGALIRAQAASLEAEHQAIVRDVLAAGDFWGGSGSVACQEFITQLGRNFQVIYEQANQHGQKVQSAGNNMASTDSAVGSSWA; from the coding sequence ATGAGCATTAACTACCAGTTCGGCGATGTTGACGCCCACGGCGCCCTCATCCGCGCGCAGGCCGCTTCGCTGGAGGCCGAGCACCAGGCCATCGTCCGCGATGTGCTTGCTGCGGGGGACTTCTGGGGCGGTTCCGGTTCGGTGGCTTGCCAGGAGTTCATCACCCAGTTGGGTCGTAACTTCCAGGTGATCTACGAGCAGGCCAACCAGCACGGGCAGAAGGTGCAGAGCGCCGGCAACAACATGGCCAGCACTGACAGCGCCGTCGGGTCCAGCTGGGCCTGA
- a CDS encoding ESX secretion-associated protein EspG translates to MDQQSTRTDITVNVDGFWMLQALLDIRHVAPELRCRPYVSTDSSDWLNEHPGMKVMREQGIVVGDEVNEEVAARMRVLAAPDLEVIALLSRGKLLYGVVDDENQPPGSRDIPDNEFRVVLARRGQHWVSAVRVGGDITVDDVAVADSASIAALVLDGLESIHHAEPAAINAVNVPLDDMLEATKSWQESGFNVFSGGDLRRMGISAATVAALGQALSDPAAEVAVYARQYRDDAKGPSASVLSLKDGSGGRIALYQQARTAGSGEAWLAICPATPQLVQVGVKTVLDTLPYGEWKTHSRV, encoded by the coding sequence ATGGATCAGCAGAGCACTCGCACCGATATCACCGTCAACGTTGACGGCTTCTGGATGCTCCAAGCGTTACTCGACATTCGACACGTCGCTCCGGAGCTGCGGTGCCGGCCATATGTATCTACCGACAGCAGTGACTGGCTGAACGAACATCCCGGCATGAAGGTGATGCGCGAGCAGGGCATTGTCGTCGGCGACGAGGTCAATGAAGAAGTGGCGGCGCGGATGCGGGTGCTCGCCGCGCCCGACCTAGAGGTCATCGCGCTGCTGTCGCGAGGCAAACTTCTTTATGGCGTCGTGGACGACGAGAATCAACCCCCGGGTTCTCGCGATATCCCCGACAACGAGTTCCGAGTGGTCCTGGCTCGACGCGGCCAGCACTGGGTATCGGCGGTTCGGGTGGGCGGCGATATCACGGTCGACGACGTCGCCGTCGCGGACAGCGCGTCGATCGCGGCACTCGTACTCGACGGCCTGGAGTCGATTCACCACGCAGAGCCTGCGGCGATCAACGCCGTCAACGTGCCACTGGACGACATGCTGGAAGCCACGAAGTCGTGGCAAGAATCCGGCTTCAACGTGTTCTCCGGCGGGGACTTGCGCCGGATGGGCATCAGCGCCGCCACCGTAGCCGCGCTGGGACAGGCGCTTTCCGACCCGGCCGCGGAGGTTGCTGTGTATGCGCGCCAGTACCGCGATGACGCCAAGGGTCCCAGCGCCTCGGTGCTTTCGCTAAAGGATGGTTCGGGCGGCCGTATCGCTCTTTATCAACAGGCGCGGACCGCGGGTTCGGGGGAGGCCTGGCTGGCCATCTGTCCGGCGACCCCGCAGCTGGTGCAAGTGGGCGTCAAAACCGTGCTGGACACGCTGCCCTACGGCGAGTGGAAGACCCATAGCAGGGTGTGA
- the eccD gene encoding type VII secretion integral membrane protein EccD, with protein sequence MTAVADAPQADLEGISQPRAVVVGVMAGAGVQIGVLLDANAPVSVMTDPLLKVVNSRLRELGETPLEATGRGKWALCLVDGSPLRATQSLTEQDVLDGDRLWIRFVADTEKRSQVIEHISTAVSQNLSKRFAAIDPVVAVQVGAAMVASGVFLASALLGWWRWHHNSWLTTIYAAVIAAIVLGVSMMLLMRAQSQSDRRIADIMLVSSLAPLTIAAAGAPPGGVGSPHAVLGFGVLTISAILALRFTGRRLALYTAIVTASSLTTIAALARMVAMTSAVTMLTTIVLVSVIGYQCAPAMSRRLSGIRLPVFPSATSRWVFEARPDLPTTVTRTGGGPPVLEGPASVRDVLLQAERARSFLSGLLVGFGVLMVVSLAGLADPHTGQRWLPLLLAGFSAGFLMLRGRSYVDRLQAITLAGTSVLIVATVVVRYALELQSPLSVSVCVGILVLLPAAGLMSAAVVPNSIYSPLFRKFVEWIEYVCLMPIFPLALWLMNVYAAIRYR encoded by the coding sequence ATGACTGCGGTAGCTGATGCGCCACAGGCTGATCTCGAGGGAATCTCACAGCCGCGGGCGGTCGTAGTTGGCGTCATGGCCGGCGCGGGTGTCCAGATCGGCGTCCTGTTGGACGCCAACGCCCCCGTCTCGGTGATGACCGACCCGCTGCTGAAAGTGGTCAACAGTCGTTTGCGCGAACTCGGCGAGACTCCGCTGGAGGCGACGGGTCGCGGCAAGTGGGCGCTGTGCCTGGTTGACGGCTCACCCTTGCGGGCCACCCAATCGCTGACGGAGCAAGACGTCCTCGACGGCGACCGGTTGTGGATTCGGTTCGTCGCCGACACCGAAAAGCGCTCGCAGGTCATCGAGCACATTTCCACCGCGGTGTCGCAGAACCTGAGCAAGCGGTTCGCCGCGATCGACCCGGTGGTTGCCGTACAGGTCGGCGCCGCGATGGTGGCCTCCGGTGTCTTTCTCGCCTCGGCGTTGCTGGGCTGGTGGCGCTGGCACCACAACTCGTGGCTGACCACCATTTACGCCGCGGTCATTGCTGCGATCGTGCTGGGCGTTTCGATGATGCTGCTGATGCGCGCTCAATCGCAGAGCGATCGGCGCATCGCCGACATCATGCTGGTGAGCAGCCTCGCACCGCTGACGATCGCGGCGGCCGGGGCGCCACCTGGCGGTGTCGGATCCCCGCACGCGGTGTTGGGCTTCGGTGTCCTCACCATTTCCGCGATACTGGCGCTGCGGTTCACCGGACGCCGGCTGGCGTTGTACACCGCGATCGTCACCGCCAGTTCCTTGACGACGATCGCGGCCTTGGCCCGGATGGTCGCGATGACCAGCGCGGTGACCATGCTGACGACCATCGTGCTGGTCAGCGTGATCGGATACCAATGCGCCCCCGCCATGTCCCGCCGGCTGTCCGGCATCCGGCTGCCCGTTTTCCCGTCGGCCACCAGCCGCTGGGTCTTCGAGGCCCGACCCGACCTGCCCACCACCGTGACCCGCACCGGCGGCGGCCCGCCGGTCCTGGAGGGGCCCGCTTCGGTGCGCGATGTGCTGTTGCAAGCCGAGCGTGCCCGGTCGTTCTTGTCGGGCCTGCTGGTCGGTTTCGGCGTCCTGATGGTGGTCTCGCTGGCTGGGCTGGCGGATCCGCACACCGGGCAAAGGTGGCTGCCGCTCCTGCTGGCCGGCTTCAGCGCTGGTTTCCTGATGCTGCGCGGTCGCTCCTATGTGGATCGCTTGCAGGCGATCACCCTGGCCGGCACGTCCGTGTTGATCGTTGCGACGGTCGTGGTGCGGTATGCGCTCGAGTTGCAATCGCCGCTGTCGGTGTCCGTCTGCGTGGGGATCCTGGTGCTGCTGCCCGCGGCGGGCCTGATGTCTGCGGCGGTCGTCCCGAACAGCATCTACAGCCCGCTGTTCCGCAAGTTTGTGGAATGGATTGAATATGTCTGCCTGATGCCGATCTTCCCGCTGGCATTGTGGTTGATGAATGTTTATGCAGCAATCCGGTACCGGTAA
- a CDS encoding S8 family serine peptidase — MQQSGTGNGKVWRDRASRAAVAALLLTSGALAGLPPAYAISPPTIDPAAVPPDGAPGPPAPMKQNSYCTEVGVLPGTDFKLQPKYMDMLNMQEAWQFGRGAGIKVAVIDTGVSPHPRFQHLIPGGDYIMGGDGLSDCDAHGTIVASMIGAAPANGAVPPPAAGPRKPVTIPTTEAPPKAPPPQTVTLSPLPQTVTMVPAPPQENVPPWMPQPPAAPPAQQAPGDPAAPGAPTAPAAPPAPAVPPAPAAPAAPVGPPPGPANPGAADHGEGTVTIPSYSGGGHTIHIGNPRPLAPTPTPAPPPPPAPAAPDAYSGIAPDVDIISIRQSSGAFGLKDAYTGDEDPQTSAKISGVETMARAIVHAANMGASVINISDVTCMSARNIIDQRALGAAVRYAAVERNAVIVAAAGDTSKRDCKQNPIFDPLKPKDPRDWNAVTTVVTPSWFSDFVLTVGAVDSEGHLQTQGSQGQGPSSVAGPWVGIAAPGSDIIGLSPRDDGLINAIDGPDNSLLVPSGTSFSAAIVSGVAALVRAKYPQLSAYQVINRLERTARAPARGVDNQLGYGVVDPVAALTWDVPDGPLKPPQQLSIPLNVPKAPPHRDMLPVWVAAGGLTGALLIGGAVFGIATLMKRRKQQQ, encoded by the coding sequence ATGCAGCAATCCGGTACCGGTAACGGCAAGGTGTGGCGTGATCGCGCGTCCCGTGCGGCTGTCGCCGCACTCTTGCTTACGTCGGGTGCACTAGCCGGCTTACCGCCGGCGTACGCGATATCGCCGCCGACGATCGATCCGGCGGCGGTACCGCCGGACGGTGCGCCGGGTCCGCCGGCGCCGATGAAGCAGAACTCGTACTGCACCGAGGTTGGGGTGCTGCCCGGTACCGATTTCAAGCTGCAGCCGAAGTACATGGACATGCTGAATATGCAGGAGGCATGGCAGTTCGGCCGCGGCGCCGGGATCAAGGTTGCCGTCATCGACACCGGGGTGAGTCCGCACCCGAGGTTTCAGCATCTGATCCCCGGTGGGGACTACATCATGGGTGGCGACGGGCTGTCCGACTGCGACGCGCACGGCACCATCGTGGCGTCGATGATCGGTGCGGCGCCGGCCAACGGCGCGGTCCCGCCACCCGCGGCGGGACCACGTAAGCCGGTGACCATTCCCACCACTGAAGCGCCGCCGAAGGCTCCGCCGCCACAGACCGTGACGCTGTCGCCGTTGCCGCAAACGGTGACGATGGTGCCCGCTCCGCCTCAAGAAAACGTGCCACCGTGGATGCCGCAGCCGCCCGCGGCGCCACCGGCCCAGCAGGCCCCAGGCGACCCCGCGGCTCCAGGCGCCCCGACAGCGCCGGCCGCCCCACCGGCACCGGCCGTCCCACCGGCGCCGGCCGCACCGGCGGCCCCTGTTGGTCCGCCGCCCGGCCCGGCCAACCCGGGAGCCGCTGACCACGGCGAGGGAACGGTGACCATTCCCAGCTACTCGGGTGGCGGGCACACGATCCACATCGGTAATCCGCGCCCGCTGGCGCCGACGCCGACACCCGCACCGCCGCCACCGCCCGCGCCTGCGGCGCCGGACGCCTATAGCGGCATTGCCCCCGATGTCGACATCATCTCGATCCGCCAGTCCAGCGGGGCCTTCGGCCTCAAGGACGCCTATACCGGCGACGAGGACCCGCAGACCTCGGCAAAGATCAGTGGCGTCGAAACGATGGCACGCGCCATCGTGCACGCCGCCAACATGGGCGCCTCGGTGATCAACATCTCCGACGTGACCTGCATGAGTGCGCGCAACATCATCGACCAGCGCGCGCTTGGGGCGGCAGTCCGCTACGCCGCGGTGGAAAGGAACGCGGTCATCGTGGCCGCCGCCGGCGACACCAGCAAGAGGGACTGCAAGCAGAACCCGATCTTCGACCCGTTGAAGCCCAAAGACCCGCGGGACTGGAATGCCGTCACCACCGTGGTGACACCGTCCTGGTTCAGCGACTTCGTCCTGACCGTCGGCGCGGTGGACTCGGAAGGTCACCTGCAGACCCAAGGCAGCCAGGGGCAGGGTCCGTCGAGCGTCGCTGGACCGTGGGTGGGGATCGCCGCGCCCGGAAGCGACATCATCGGGCTCTCGCCCCGGGACGACGGCTTGATCAACGCGATTGACGGGCCGGACAACTCGCTGCTTGTTCCGAGCGGTACCAGCTTCTCGGCCGCGATTGTGTCCGGGGTGGCGGCACTCGTCCGCGCCAAGTATCCGCAACTATCGGCATACCAGGTGATCAACCGGTTGGAGCGCACCGCGCGGGCACCGGCCCGCGGGGTCGACAACCAGCTCGGCTACGGGGTCGTCGACCCGGTGGCGGCACTGACGTGGGATGTTCCCGACGGCCCGCTCAAGCCTCCACAGCAACTGTCGATACCGTTGAACGTGCCCAAAGCGCCCCCGCATCGCGACATGCTGCCGGTGTGGGTGGCAGCCGGGGGGTTGACCGGAGCGCTACTGATTGGCGGCGCAGTTTTTGGTATCGCGACGTTGATGAAGCGCCGCAAGCAGCAACAATAA
- the eccE gene encoding type VII secretion protein EccE, with the protein MKAQRRFGLSLSWARVTVVFLVVVGILLIASHCPDSWQGNYHIAWWVGVGISVIITLLSLVTHHGLTVTSGLAGWLWDWSADPGTTLAAGCTPALDYQRRFGRDKVGVREYDGRLVTVIALDANDDPTAHHHRQRSAPPASVLVRSVAAGLRQFDVHLEGIDIVSVQMRRGGNAAELSKLDKLGPEEWGLVSEQPASYVRRTWLVLRMNPQSNVAAVAARDSLASTLVAATERLVQDLDAPGCAPRPLTSEEITEVDSAVLADLEPTWSRPGWRYLKHFNGFATSFWLTPSDITTETLEELWLPDAEATVVTIQLTSDDGRPQVSGWVRYHSDSRLPRGVSSGLNRLTGRQLAAVRASLPAPTTRALLVVPTRELLEDDDLVLQVGQDREGAERLLAGQ; encoded by the coding sequence ATGAAGGCTCAGCGCAGGTTTGGGTTGTCTTTGTCGTGGGCGCGAGTCACGGTGGTGTTCTTGGTCGTCGTCGGCATCTTGCTGATCGCCAGTCATTGCCCAGACTCGTGGCAGGGCAACTACCACATCGCGTGGTGGGTGGGGGTCGGCATCTCGGTGATCATCACGCTGCTCTCGCTGGTCACCCATCACGGCCTCACGGTGACATCCGGTCTGGCCGGATGGCTGTGGGATTGGTCGGCCGACCCGGGGACCACGCTCGCCGCGGGGTGCACGCCCGCCCTCGACTACCAGCGCCGGTTCGGACGCGACAAGGTCGGGGTGCGCGAGTACGACGGCCGTCTGGTCACCGTGATCGCGCTGGACGCCAATGACGACCCGACGGCACACCATCATCGGCAGCGCAGTGCGCCGCCGGCCAGCGTTCTGGTGCGGTCGGTCGCGGCCGGCCTACGCCAGTTCGACGTGCACCTCGAGGGCATCGACATCGTCTCGGTGCAAATGCGCCGGGGCGGCAACGCCGCCGAGCTGTCCAAGCTCGACAAGCTGGGCCCCGAAGAGTGGGGTCTGGTCAGTGAGCAGCCCGCCTCGTACGTGCGCCGCACCTGGCTGGTGCTACGGATGAACCCGCAGTCCAACGTCGCCGCGGTTGCGGCCCGTGACTCGCTGGCTTCCACACTCGTCGCGGCGACCGAGCGGCTGGTCCAGGATCTCGACGCACCGGGCTGTGCACCCCGTCCGCTGACCTCCGAGGAGATCACCGAGGTCGATAGCGCTGTGCTGGCGGACCTGGAGCCGACCTGGAGCCGGCCCGGATGGCGCTACCTCAAGCACTTCAACGGGTTCGCGACCAGCTTCTGGCTGACGCCGTCGGACATCACCACCGAGACGCTGGAGGAGTTGTGGCTGCCCGACGCCGAGGCGACCGTGGTGACCATCCAGCTCACCTCGGACGACGGCCGGCCCCAGGTGTCGGGCTGGGTGCGCTATCACAGCGACAGCCGGCTGCCCCGAGGAGTGTCGTCAGGACTCAATCGGCTGACCGGCCGCCAGTTGGCCGCGGTACGCGCTAGCCTGCCTGCCCCGACGACCCGCGCTTTGCTGGTCGTGCCCACCCGCGAGCTGCTCGAGGACGACGACTTGGTGCTCCAGGTCGGCCAGGATCGGGAGGGCGCGGAGCGCTTGCTTGCGGGTCAATGA
- the eccA gene encoding type VII secretion AAA-ATPase EccA produces the protein MSRPQSAAEDVRNAMVAGLLASGISVNGLQPSHNPQVALRMFTTATSLDPAMCDAWLARLLAGDQSIEVLAGAWSAVGTFGWETRRLGVTELQFHPDVSDGLFLRLAVLSAESLACAYAAVLGEAKRYEEAVTLLDRVEPRQPIDEELIAYVRGILYFRAGRWPDVLTQFPEGKIWRNPELKAAGAAMATTALASLGVFEEAVRRSQDAIEADRVPGAANVALYTQGMCLRHLGREEEALEVFRRVYSRDPKFAPAREALDNANYQLVLTDPETIEARTDPWDPDSAPTREENEAARHAEEAARYLAEGDAELNAMLGMEKAKREIKLIKSTTKVNLARAKMGLPVPVTSRHTLLLGPPGTGKTSVARAFSKQLCGLTVLRKPVVVETSRTKLLGRYMADAEKNTEEMLEEALGGAVFFDEMHTLHEKGYQQGDPYGNAIINTLLLYMENHRDELVVFGAGYAKAMDKMLEVNQGLRRRFSTVIEFFSYAPDELVALTRMMGQENEDVITDEAAEALRPSYTKFYFDETYSEDGDLIRGIDTLGNAGFVRNVVEKARDHRSFRLDDEDLDTVLASDTTEFSELQLLRFRELSGEDLLEGLSAAVAEKKSS, from the coding sequence ATGAGCCGCCCGCAATCAGCAGCGGAGGACGTCCGCAACGCAATGGTTGCCGGCCTGTTGGCGTCGGGAATCTCCGTCAACGGACTCCAACCCAGCCACAATCCCCAAGTGGCGCTGCGGATGTTCACCACGGCCACCTCGCTCGACCCGGCCATGTGCGACGCGTGGCTGGCGCGGCTGCTGGCCGGGGACCAGAGCATTGAAGTGCTCGCCGGAGCCTGGTCCGCGGTCGGTACCTTCGGCTGGGAGACCCGTCGGCTCGGCGTCACGGAATTGCAGTTTCATCCCGACGTCTCCGATGGGTTGTTTCTGCGACTGGCGGTCCTCAGCGCGGAGTCGCTCGCGTGCGCGTACGCCGCGGTGCTCGGCGAGGCGAAGCGCTACGAGGAAGCCGTCACACTGCTTGATCGCGTCGAACCGCGCCAGCCCATCGACGAAGAGTTGATCGCCTACGTGCGGGGCATTCTGTACTTCCGCGCCGGGCGATGGCCGGACGTGCTTACCCAATTCCCCGAGGGCAAGATCTGGCGCAACCCCGAACTCAAGGCAGCCGGTGCGGCGATGGCAACCACGGCGCTGGCGTCGCTCGGTGTCTTCGAGGAGGCGGTCCGGCGCAGCCAGGACGCGATCGAGGCGGATCGGGTGCCGGGCGCGGCCAATGTCGCCCTGTACACCCAGGGCATGTGCCTGCGGCACCTCGGTCGCGAGGAGGAAGCCCTCGAGGTATTCCGCCGGGTGTACTCGCGGGATCCCAAGTTCGCTCCGGCTCGCGAAGCGCTCGACAACGCCAACTACCAGTTGGTGCTGACCGACCCGGAAACCATCGAGGCTCGTACGGACCCCTGGGATCCGGACAGCGCACCGACCCGCGAGGAGAACGAAGCCGCCCGGCACGCCGAGGAGGCTGCCAGGTACTTGGCCGAAGGCGATGCCGAACTCAACGCGATGCTCGGCATGGAGAAGGCCAAGCGGGAAATCAAACTCATCAAGTCCACGACCAAGGTGAACCTGGCGCGCGCGAAGATGGGTCTGCCGGTGCCGGTGACCTCGCGCCACACGTTGTTGCTGGGTCCACCCGGGACCGGAAAGACCTCGGTGGCGCGCGCTTTCAGCAAGCAGCTGTGCGGATTGACGGTGCTGCGCAAGCCCGTGGTGGTGGAGACCAGCCGCACCAAATTATTGGGCCGGTACATGGCAGACGCCGAGAAGAACACCGAGGAGATGCTCGAGGAGGCGTTGGGCGGAGCGGTCTTCTTCGACGAGATGCACACCCTGCATGAGAAGGGGTACCAACAGGGCGACCCCTACGGGAATGCGATCATCAACACCTTGCTGCTGTACATGGAGAATCACCGCGACGAACTCGTGGTCTTCGGCGCCGGGTACGCCAAGGCAATGGACAAGATGCTCGAGGTAAATCAGGGTTTACGCCGACGCTTTTCGACCGTGATCGAGTTCTTCAGCTACGCGCCCGACGAGCTCGTTGCACTGACCCGGATGATGGGGCAGGAAAACGAAGACGTCATCACCGACGAGGCAGCCGAGGCCCTACGGCCGTCCTACACCAAGTTCTACTTCGACGAGACCTACTCCGAAGACGGGGATCTGATTCGCGGCATCGATACGCTCGGTAATGCCGGCTTCGTGCGAAATGTGGTGGAGAAGGCCCGCGACCACCGGAGTTTTCGTCTCGACGACGAAGACCTCGACACGGTTCTGGCCAGCGACACCACCGAATTCAGCGAGCTGCAACTGCTCCGGTTCAGGGAACTCAGCGGCGAAGATCTGCTCGAGGGTCTCAGCGCGGCAGTCGCCGAGAAGAAGTCGAGCTAA
- a CDS encoding PPE family protein: MFDFAALPPEVNSTRIYSGPGSGPLLAAAAAWNALAAEMRSAATDYESVIKELTSAGWYGPSSVSMLAAAAPYLTWLNTTAGQAEQTGMQANAAATAFEAAFAMTVPPPVVAANRTLLANLVATNIFGQNTPAIAATDAEYAEMWAQDAGAMNGYAVASNSAARITPFTSPQTNTTPDAVEEQNQAVNQATNTAAGNARSLLSNSDVSALDADPAAAPQGPAEDYWTAFLDGSNNTALGNFLQSSFFSNSVLNGSLAGGPFNPQSIIGTAVGAMGTRATVLSGLGDFAANAEGGGMAALASNTVPSAGLGGASAGVGNAHLVGSMSVPQTWASAANITPGQVATPVTGLSDIGTSGAPAAGGPGGVAGPLGGTGRRLRRAIPRYGFRPVVMPRPPAAG, translated from the coding sequence ATGTTCGATTTTGCGGCGTTACCGCCGGAAGTCAATTCGACGAGAATATATTCGGGCCCCGGATCAGGGCCGTTGCTGGCCGCTGCCGCCGCGTGGAACGCACTGGCTGCCGAAATGCGTTCCGCGGCAACCGATTACGAGTCGGTGATCAAGGAGCTGACCAGCGCAGGTTGGTATGGCCCGTCGTCGGTGTCGATGCTGGCCGCGGCCGCGCCCTATCTGACTTGGCTGAACACCACGGCCGGCCAAGCGGAGCAGACCGGTATGCAAGCCAACGCGGCCGCGACCGCTTTTGAGGCCGCGTTCGCGATGACGGTGCCCCCGCCGGTCGTCGCAGCCAACCGCACACTGCTGGCAAACCTGGTGGCTACCAACATTTTTGGGCAGAACACTCCGGCGATCGCGGCCACCGATGCCGAATACGCCGAAATGTGGGCCCAGGATGCCGGGGCGATGAACGGCTATGCCGTCGCGTCGAACTCGGCGGCCCGGATAACGCCGTTCACCTCGCCGCAGACGAACACCACCCCCGATGCGGTGGAGGAACAAAACCAGGCCGTCAACCAGGCCACCAATACGGCGGCCGGGAATGCGCGGTCGTTGTTGTCGAATAGCGACGTCTCCGCCCTGGACGCGGATCCTGCTGCCGCGCCCCAGGGGCCGGCGGAGGATTACTGGACCGCCTTCCTGGACGGGTCGAACAACACGGCCCTGGGAAATTTCCTGCAGAGTAGTTTCTTCTCCAACTCAGTCCTCAACGGTTCGCTTGCCGGCGGACCGTTCAACCCGCAGTCCATTATTGGAACGGCGGTAGGTGCGATGGGGACACGCGCGACGGTGCTGTCCGGCCTGGGTGACTTCGCCGCAAACGCGGAAGGAGGAGGGATGGCCGCCCTGGCATCCAACACGGTGCCCTCGGCGGGCTTGGGCGGCGCATCGGCAGGTGTGGGCAACGCGCATCTGGTGGGGTCCATGTCGGTGCCGCAGACCTGGGCCTCGGCAGCCAACATCACCCCAGGGCAAGTGGCGACGCCGGTCACCGGCCTCAGCGACATCGGGACCTCCGGGGCGCCGGCAGCCGGCGGGCCCGGCGGTGTGGCGGGTCCGCTGGGCGGCACCGGTCGCAGGCTACGCCGCGCCATCCCCAGGTACGGGTTTCGTCCAGTCGTCATGCCACGTCCACCGGCCGCCGGTTAA
- a CDS encoding PPE family protein, whose product MLNFGALPPEVNSAKMYAGAGSGSLLAAAAAWNAIAAELRSTATNYESVIKSLVSEGWLGPASSKMAAAVQPYIEWLDTTAVQAEQAGAQANAAAAAYEAAFAATVPPPLVAANRTLLANLVATNVIGQNTGAIATTEAQYGEMWAQDASAMTSYSAASRAATEMMTFSQPQSDTTTDGTEQQADAVNNAQAAPAAAAGDSIFTPGSGDDTTGLSGLLNSFSNSTPNLLGAFLNNNSVGGLSNAFTTNGILNPTTFVDSQVALNSLSAVGASTDGLEDLAAGLGSSASLASAVSVPGAAATASVGQASLVGALSVPPTWAGTGASVSTVAATTQVGAGAYHSFGAATPMVMEEAGAVGMPGVPLAGIPGAHEDEFAEPIYGFRPRVIGRPPAAG is encoded by the coding sequence ATGCTGAATTTCGGGGCACTACCGCCGGAAGTCAACTCGGCCAAAATGTATGCGGGCGCCGGCTCGGGATCATTGCTGGCCGCCGCAGCGGCCTGGAATGCCATCGCTGCTGAATTACGTTCGACGGCAACCAATTACGAGTCGGTAATCAAATCGCTGGTCAGCGAGGGCTGGCTAGGTCCGGCGTCGTCGAAGATGGCCGCAGCGGTCCAGCCCTATATCGAATGGCTGGACACCACCGCGGTTCAGGCCGAGCAAGCCGGCGCGCAAGCCAACGCGGCCGCGGCCGCGTACGAGGCCGCGTTCGCCGCGACGGTGCCCCCGCCGCTGGTGGCTGCCAACCGCACTCTGCTGGCGAACCTGGTGGCGACCAACGTCATTGGTCAGAACACCGGGGCGATCGCGACCACCGAGGCGCAATACGGCGAGATGTGGGCACAGGATGCCTCCGCGATGACCAGCTACTCCGCCGCTTCGCGCGCGGCAACCGAAATGATGACGTTCAGCCAACCGCAATCCGACACCACGACGGACGGAACGGAACAGCAAGCCGACGCGGTCAACAACGCCCAGGCCGCACCGGCCGCCGCTGCGGGGGACAGCATATTCACGCCCGGTTCGGGTGATGACACGACCGGACTCTCCGGGTTGCTGAACAGTTTCAGCAACTCAACCCCCAATCTGCTGGGGGCCTTCCTCAACAACAACAGCGTCGGTGGCCTGTCCAACGCCTTTACCACCAATGGCATTCTGAACCCGACGACATTCGTCGATTCGCAGGTGGCGCTCAACTCCCTGAGCGCGGTAGGCGCAAGCACGGATGGGCTGGAGGATCTGGCCGCCGGGCTGGGGAGTAGCGCGTCGTTGGCGTCGGCGGTGAGCGTGCCCGGCGCGGCAGCGACAGCGAGCGTGGGGCAGGCGAGCCTGGTGGGCGCCTTATCGGTTCCACCAACCTGGGCTGGTACCGGGGCGTCGGTCAGCACGGTCGCGGCGACCACTCAGGTCGGGGCGGGTGCCTATCACAGCTTTGGCGCCGCCACTCCGATGGTGATGGAAGAGGCCGGCGCGGTGGGGATGCCCGGGGTGCCGCTGGCAGGCATTCCGGGCGCGCATGAGGACGAATTCGCTGAACCGATCTATGGGTTCCGCCCGCGCGTCATCGGACGTCCGCCCGCAGCAGGATAA
- a CDS encoding DUF732 domain-containing protein: MKALPFLAGVAVLIGLAAPAHADSDDDAFLAALTKAGISYQNPDKAIKAGQKVCDLANSGTSQLDIVRDIRDLNPAFTMASAARFAQAAASVYCPNLLADNPDPGSGT; the protein is encoded by the coding sequence ATGAAAGCCCTCCCGTTTCTCGCCGGCGTCGCCGTCTTGATCGGCCTGGCCGCACCGGCGCACGCCGACTCGGACGATGACGCCTTCCTCGCCGCGCTCACCAAGGCGGGCATCAGCTATCAGAATCCGGACAAAGCCATCAAAGCCGGCCAAAAGGTCTGCGACCTGGCCAACTCAGGGACGTCACAGCTGGACATCGTCAGAGACATCCGAGATCTCAATCCCGCCTTTACCATGGCCAGCGCCGCCAGATTCGCCCAAGCCGCCGCCAGCGTCTACTGCCCCAACCTGCTGGCCGACAACCCCGACCCCGGCAGCGGAACCTAA